DNA from Desulfuromonas sp. AOP6:
CAATCCGGGGTGTTTCGTGAAAACCAGGTCATTACCGAAAGAGTCATGGACAGCAACGATCTGGAAAAGGAACGGGGCATCACCATCCTCTCCAAAAACCTGTCCATCCATCACGGTGGCCTTAAAATAAATATCGTCGATACACCCGGCCACGCCGATTTCGGCGGTGAGGTCGAACGCGTCCTCAAGATGGTCGACTCGGTGCTGCTGCTGGTGGACGCCTTCGATGGCCCCATGCCCCAGACCCGCTTCGTGCTGAAGAAATCCCTTGACCTCGGCCTCAAGCCCATCGTGGTCATCAACAAGATCGACCGCCCCGGCGCTCGCCCGGAAGAGGTGGTCAACATGGTCTTTGACCTCTTCTGCGAGCTTAACGCCGATGAAAAGCAGCTCGACTTCCCCATCGTCTACGCCAGCGCCAAAAACGGCTATGCCATGCGCGAACTCGAAGACGAGTCCAAAGATCTGGAACCCTTGTTCAAGATGATCGCCGAGCGCGTGTCGGCGCCGGAGGCCAACCCCGATGCGCCTTTCCAGATGCTGGTAACCAACATCGACTACAATGACTATATCGGCCGCATCGCCACGGGCAAGATCTTCAACGGCCGCGTCAAAACGGGCAGCACCATCGCCGTCATCAGCCGCGAAGGCAAGATCACCCGCGGCCGCGTCAGCAAGCTGCTGGGCTACGAAGGCCTCAGGCAGATCGAACTGGAAGAGGCTTTCGCCGGAGACATCATTAACATCGCTGGCTTTGACGAAGTGGGCATCGGCGAGACCTTTGCCGACGCCGCCAACCCCATCGCCCTGCCCTATGTGGCGATCGACGAGCCGACCCTGTCGATGAATTTCATCGTGAACGATTCCCCCTTCGCCGGTCTGGAAGGCAAATTCGTCACCTCGCGCAACATTCGCGAGCGCCTGACGCGCGAACTGCGCACCAACGTCTCTCTGCGGGTGGAAGACACGGACAACACCGACACCTTCAAAGTGTCTGGACGCGGTGAACTGCACCTCTCCATCCTCATCGAAAACATGCGCCGCGAAGGATACGAACTCTCCGTCTCCAAGCCCGAGGTCATCTATCGCGAAATCGACGGCGTGCGCTGCGAGCCGATGGAATACCTGGTCATTGACGTCCCCGAGGAGTTCCAGGGTACGGTCATCGAAAAGCTCGGCACCCGCAAGGCGGAAATGGTCTCCATGCAACCCATGGAAGGTGTCAACCGCCTCGAATTCGTCATCCCCGCCCGCGGGCTTATCGGTTTCCGCAGCGAGTTCCTCACCGACACGCGCGGCACCGGCGTCATGAATCACACCTTCCACGAATACGCCCCCTACAAGGGCCCCATCAGCAGTCGGAAGAACGGCGTCCTTATCGCTCTGGAATCCGGTGAAACCGTGGCATACTCGCTCTTCAACCTGCAGGATCGCGGCATTCTTTTTGTTGCCCCGGGGGTCAACGTCTATGAAGGCATGATCATCGGCCAGCACGCCAAGGAAAACGACCTCATCGTCAACGCCTGCAGAGGCAAGAAGCTGACCAACGTACGCGCTTCCGGCAGCGACGACACCGTCCGCCTGACGCCGCCGCGTATTCTAACCCTGGAGCAGGCGCTCGAATACATCGATGACGATGAACTGGTGGAAGTAACGCCGAAATCGATTCGGCTTCGCAAAAAGTATCTCGACGCCAACGATCGCAAAAAACACGAGAAGAAAAACAAATAGAAGAATCATCTCTCCGCTTCCATCCATTAATAAAAAGGCCCCGAATTTCGGGGCCTTTTCTGTAGCGTCTTCGCCAAAACCAACCTCTTTCTCTCGCGAAGCATAATAGCGGTTTATTCTGGAAATAATTATTTTATTTCAATGAGTTAACCGGTACAACCACCCACCACGCACCATCCCGCACCATGGATATAAACAAGCGGTATACCCAATAAAACAAACTCAGCGCTAACATATTGTTTTAAAATGCTTTTTTTGTTTTTTACCCTTGCATTCGCGGAGAGAACTCTTATACTGGATAAAGATTTTGGTAAAAAAAACCATATAACACCAGTCGAAGGAGAAAAGAGATGGAGTGCCCCATCTGCAAGAACACCAAGCATATTGAACTGAACTCTCACACCGATGGTTTCGCCAAGAATCTTCAGGAATGTGGCGACTGCGGCCTGCTGTGGATCTACAACGGCAAGGACGCCATCATCGTTCGGGATCCCTCCCAGAAACTGGCAGCCAACCAGTAAACGGAACCGGATTACCATTTAACCGCTGTACCCAAAAAGAACGCCACCAGACTCCTGTTGAAGCGGGAGAATGGTGGCGTTTTCCATTTCAGGCCGGGCCCTTGCCCCCGGGAACCTACCGGGACGATGGGGATCCGATAAAACCCAGCCGCTCGATAAGAATCTGAGCGAGCTTCTCACCCAGTTTCTCCCGCGCCAGCGTGTCGGCCCGGGAGGCAATCTGCGACCCTTCCCGCACATTCACCCGCACAGCGTCGAGGATCTTGCCATCGGGCTCGACAAATTCGACCTGGGCGGCAGCGGCGACCCAGTGCCAGGGGTCGGACGCCTTGTAGGCATCCACGCTGACATGCCCCAGCAACCGCACATCGCCGGCGATGGAAGGGGCCAGCTGAATGCCCAGACCGGTCAACGACTGGATCACCGCTCCCCGCACGATACCATCGCGATCATCCTGCAGATCGATGCCGACCTGAATCGTACCAGCCACTTCATCGGCTTTGGCCGCAATGGCCGCCGTGGCATAAGGCGGTTCCGCGACAAAACCAGAGGGGTCGGCAATACGCAGATCGGCGGCCAGAGTGCGTCGCAGTTCAAGGGCCTTCAGAGCCTGCAGATAGTGTCCAAGCGCCCTGAATCTGGTTCTGGCCTGCTCAGCCTGACGAACCTGAGCCATGGCGGTCTGGTCGGCTTCGTTTATCTCGGCGCGCAATGCCTGGCTCGTCTGCAGGCGATCCAACACCGCGAGGGCGTGCCAGAGGCCAGCCTTTTCATCCTGCCAGACCTCGGCAACACGAACCCCGGAGAGGACCTTGTCGCTGGTGGCGACAAGGTCAGCCTGCACAGCCTGCCGGTATCCGGCACCAGCAATGTTGCCGGCACGATTGAGCCACTCCGACTCGGTGCTGACTTCCCTTGAGGCGATATGCACCGTAAATATCTTGGCCAACTCGGAGCGGGCACGGTTTTCAGCCTCAGCCCGGGTAGAGGCCATCCCCACACCCACCAGGTAAGCCTGTTCGGGATAGAGCGTACTTTTTCCCAAAGTCCACTCGGGGGGTTTGGGCGCACAGGACGCCAGCAGTACCAGGGTCAGCAGACCCACCAGCACACCAATCCATCTCATGGTGAAACCTCCTTGTCATACCGTTGCATGCCTCAATAGAGCCGTAGCGTCACAAAGCGAACGGCAGTTTCTGCCGGCCGTACACGGCAAGCCCACCGGTCTTGTCCTTCCCGTATCAGGATCTGACGGCTGTCCTCTGGAGCGGGCAGGAGAGCCAGATGAATTTCAGCCGGCAGCATCGACCAGGAACGCAAATCAGCCCGTTCCGTGACCAGCGCCGTAATCTGCATGGCCAGACCGGCCAGCGGTCCGTTGTTCTTTTCAACCTGGCGGGCCGCCACCTGCTTGGCGGTCGCACGAGCGATGGCCTTGGCGAGGATACGACCATTGCGGTCCTCGAGACTGGCCCGGGCCACTTTTTCCACATCCTCTACCCGCTCGGGCCTCACCCAGTTTTCCCCATCCACGGACACTTCCAATCGACGAACCGGCTGCTTGCGGTCAACAAACTCGGGCAACGCCAGCTTGACCGGGAAACCTTGCGACGTGGGGAAAAGGGCGAAGACTTCCTGTTTGATCGGCACCATCCCGGAGGCAACAATGACGGCGACTAACGGCCGTCCATCTTCCTCGGTCAGTTCAAGCCCCTCAGCCTGATCAAGGTAGTGGCGATATTCCTCCAGCAGGCCCGAGCGCCTGGCACTGATCAGCAAACGATTCCAGAGAAAATCGGGTTCGCGCACCCCATATTTCGGATAATTGTTCTGATAGAGCTCGAGGCTTTTTCGGTAGGCGATGAAGGCATCGTTGTTTTCCCCCAGAGCCTCATAAATCAAACCGGTCAGCAGCCGAAGATAGGCACTCTCCTTGAATCTGTCCCCGCTGCCGAAAGTGTCGGCAAAGTAGTTCAGCTTCTGGTCAATCTTGCGGCTCTCGATGCGGGCCCCCTCAAGATCACCCATATTGATAAAGTTCAGGGCCTTGTAATAATTGAGGTAGACCGTTTCGTAATCGGCGCCGCTGTAGGCAATGAGATGATCATTGGTGACAAAGCTGAGAGTTTCCGCCGACAGACTGCGCGTAAACAACTGCTCGACAAGCTGATCCGCTTCCTCGAAGGCCTCGTTACTGAGAGCGTACTCCCCGCCAAGATGCAGCAGAAGACCCTTTTCCATCAGAAACAGCAGGCGGTTTTTGTCGCTACGAGCCAGCGAGGATTTTTCCAGAACAGCAAGGGCGCCGCCATATTCGCCGGATAAAGCCAGGGCGGAACTCCGCTCCAGAGCGCGCTGGTAATCGGCGCAGCCTGTCAGAGCGGCCAGCACCAGCACGCCAGCCAGCAGCGCTTTTCCCCACCGACCCATCTCTTTTCGTGTCATCGCCACCAATACCGTCGCCGGACCGATTAAAGTTTAAAGCGAGCCCGCTCGACGAATTTCTTGATTTTCTTCTCTCCCAACCAGACCTTGCGATTATTGACCATGTCGATCAGTTCGAGGTTCACCTGATAGAAGACGACCATCTCCTTGCCCTCACGATCGACGATGGAATTGATGGAGCCGATGAGCATGAAGTCGGCGCCGGCTTCCATGCCGGGGGCCTTGCGCGTCTCCGGTGACGCGTGAAGATCCTGATCGAGACGCTCCTCCCTCACGCCCTCGCGCTCCTCAGCTGAGGCGACAAAGTTGGCCCGTCCCGAGTTGATCAGAGCCCTTTCCAGATCCTTGGTAAAAGTTTCCGTGCTGATATGCTCGGACGAACGATTGCGGATCTGGCCGACGATCATGTCGGGCCTCTGGCCGGTACGGGTGACGAATTGGGACAGCCAGGGTGTGTTCAGGCAGTCCTGCACCATGGCTTCGGCGACCAGACGGCTGTCCGTATCGTTCCAGCGCCCCGACAGGTCACGCACTTCGTCTGTAGCAATGCGGGTCACCTTGGTGCCGCACCCGACAAGGCCCAGAATCAGCAGCAGCAAAAAAAGGTTAAAAAAGCGCAATCCAGACATTTTCATGCTATCTCCTTCCCTCTTCCAGACGGATTTCATCAAAAGCCTTTTCGGCATTGGAATGAACAAACCCACGCAGATCCGGATCCATCTCCTTCATCTGCTCCAGGGTCGCCTTGACGCCATCAAGGTCGAGGCGGACAAGGGTGTAGATGGTTTGGGTTTCGGGATCCTTCCAGCGATCGACCACCTTCGCCCCCTTGACCGAGACCTGGGTAAAGGTCTTGAGACTCTGCTCCACCTGCTGGGAGGTCATCTCCTGCCGTCCCATGGCGGCTGCCGTCGAAGTCTGATAATCGCGATACAGATTGGCTACATAGGTATCAAGCTGCTTGGCGATATCGGCCCGAGCCCGTTGATCTGCCGTCTGTACCGCCAGCGTCTGGCTGGAAATGCCGGCCACGGCGCCGACACCGTAGAAGACCCGGTCGCCTTCTTTCTTAAAGGCACCGCTACCCTGATTGACCCAGTCAGGGCCGCCGGCAACGAGTTTGTGTTTGCTGCTGCATGCGATCAGTGACAGCAACGCCAGGATCACGACCATTGTCCTGAGAAAAACTCTCATCTTCATATCTCCTTTGCCAACAAAAGGAACCACGACTGAAAAACAAGCTGAAACAGGGATCACCCTTTTAATGCTCGCCAAGTTTAACAGGAATACCTGGAATTATCATGGGAAAAATGGTATGACACACTACTAAAAAAGGATTCCCGCCCCGCCCCCAGACCCTTTTACCCCGAGGAGATTTAGCCATGGCCGCTCCCCTTTTCTCGCCTTTTCGCCTTAAGAACCTTGAACTTGCCAACCGCTTCGTGCGCAGTGCCACCTGGGAGGGGATGTGCGACGAAAAGGGCGCGCCTGGTAAAAAGCTGGAAGACTATTACCGGCAACTGGTACGTGGAGGCGTCGGCCTGATCATCTCAGGTTACACCTTTGTTCGTGCCGACGGCAAACAGCTGCCGGGCAAGATGGGCATTGACAGCGACGCCCTGCTGCCGTCACTGCAAAGTCTGGTCCAGGCCGTACATGACGAAGGCGGTCTGCTGATGTGCCAGCTGGTTCACGCCGGCGGCCAGACCAGCAGCAAAGCCACCGGCATTACACCACTGGCTCCGTCAGCCCTTGATTTCCCCAGTTACGGCGAGACGCCCCGTGAAATGACCGTGGAGGATATTCGCAACATCGTGACGGCCTTTGCCGAGGGAGCGGCCCGGGCTCAAAAGGCCGGGTTTGACGGCATTCAACTGCACGGCGCCCACGGCTACCTCATTCACCAGTTCCTTTCGCCCCTGACCAACCAGCGACGGGACGATTACGGCGGCACCCTGGAGAACCGCAGCCGTTTTCTTTTCGAGGTCTATGCGGCCGTGCGCAAGGCGGTAGGGAACGACTTTCCCGTTG
Protein-coding regions in this window:
- the typA gene encoding translational GTPase TypA, encoding MSEKIRNIAIIAHVDHGKTTLVDAMLKQSGVFRENQVITERVMDSNDLEKERGITILSKNLSIHHGGLKINIVDTPGHADFGGEVERVLKMVDSVLLLVDAFDGPMPQTRFVLKKSLDLGLKPIVVINKIDRPGARPEEVVNMVFDLFCELNADEKQLDFPIVYASAKNGYAMRELEDESKDLEPLFKMIAERVSAPEANPDAPFQMLVTNIDYNDYIGRIATGKIFNGRVKTGSTIAVISREGKITRGRVSKLLGYEGLRQIELEEAFAGDIINIAGFDEVGIGETFADAANPIALPYVAIDEPTLSMNFIVNDSPFAGLEGKFVTSRNIRERLTRELRTNVSLRVEDTDNTDTFKVSGRGELHLSILIENMRREGYELSVSKPEVIYREIDGVRCEPMEYLVIDVPEEFQGTVIEKLGTRKAEMVSMQPMEGVNRLEFVIPARGLIGFRSEFLTDTRGTGVMNHTFHEYAPYKGPISSRKNGVLIALESGETVAYSLFNLQDRGILFVAPGVNVYEGMIIGQHAKENDLIVNACRGKKLTNVRASGSDDTVRLTPPRILTLEQALEYIDDDELVEVTPKSIRLRKKYLDANDRKKHEKKNK
- a CDS encoding LPP20 family lipoprotein translates to MRWIGVLVGLLTLVLLASCAPKPPEWTLGKSTLYPEQAYLVGVGMASTRAEAENRARSELAKIFTVHIASREVSTESEWLNRAGNIAGAGYRQAVQADLVATSDKVLSGVRVAEVWQDEKAGLWHALAVLDRLQTSQALRAEINEADQTAMAQVRQAEQARTRFRALGHYLQALKALELRRTLAADLRIADPSGFVAEPPYATAAIAAKADEVAGTIQVGIDLQDDRDGIVRGAVIQSLTGLGIQLAPSIAGDVRLLGHVSVDAYKASDPWHWVAAAAQVEFVEPDGKILDAVRVNVREGSQIASRADTLAREKLGEKLAQILIERLGFIGSPSSR
- a CDS encoding penicillin-binding protein activator LpoB; protein product: MKMSGLRFFNLFLLLLILGLVGCGTKVTRIATDEVRDLSGRWNDTDSRLVAEAMVQDCLNTPWLSQFVTRTGQRPDMIVGQIRNRSSEHISTETFTKDLERALINSGRANFVASAEEREGVREERLDQDLHASPETRKAPGMEAGADFMLIGSINSIVDREGKEMVVFYQVNLELIDMVNNRKVWLGEKKIKKFVERARFKL
- a CDS encoding LPP20 family lipoprotein produces the protein MRVFLRTMVVILALLSLIACSSKHKLVAGGPDWVNQGSGAFKKEGDRVFYGVGAVAGISSQTLAVQTADQRARADIAKQLDTYVANLYRDYQTSTAAAMGRQEMTSQQVEQSLKTFTQVSVKGAKVVDRWKDPETQTIYTLVRLDLDGVKATLEQMKEMDPDLRGFVHSNAEKAFDEIRLEEGRR
- a CDS encoding NADH:flavin oxidoreductase, with product MAAPLFSPFRLKNLELANRFVRSATWEGMCDEKGAPGKKLEDYYRQLVRGGVGLIISGYTFVRADGKQLPGKMGIDSDALLPSLQSLVQAVHDEGGLLMCQLVHAGGQTSSKATGITPLAPSALDFPSYGETPREMTVEDIRNIVTAFAEGAARAQKAGFDGIQLHGAHGYLIHQFLSPLTNQRRDDYGGTLENRSRFLFEVYAAVRKAVGNDFPVAIKLTAADNLPDGFSIEEAVEVAKKLDVQGIDAIEVSSGSAASGAASPVRQGIDTPADEAYNAPFARRIKQAVSAPVMVVGGLRSSAVITRLLENGDADLFALSRPLIREPDLVRRWQKDENHRATCISCNGCFRPGLKEGGIDCVVERIEQKNRTPVM